The Magnetospirillum sp. genome includes a region encoding these proteins:
- a CDS encoding (2Fe-2S) ferredoxin domain-containing protein: MTDRTLPSDPAPYFEAHVFVCTNERPTGHPRGCCKERGSEKLRDYMKARAKELGLKNVRINTAGCLDRCEFGPTMVIYPEGIWYSPQTREDIDTILASHMVAGGRAQALMLAPDQKKEKAP; this comes from the coding sequence ATGACCGACCGGACTTTGCCGAGCGACCCGGCACCCTATTTCGAGGCGCATGTGTTCGTGTGCACGAACGAGCGCCCGACGGGGCACCCGCGCGGCTGCTGCAAAGAACGCGGATCGGAGAAGCTACGCGACTATATGAAGGCGCGCGCCAAGGAGTTGGGCCTCAAGAATGTCCGCATCAATACGGCCGGATGCTTGGATCGCTGCGAGTTTGGGCCGACGATGGTGATCTATCCCGAAGGCATATGGTATTCGCCGCAAACCCGCGAAGATATCGATACGATCCTTGCGAGCCATATGGTCGCCGGCGGCCGCGCGCAAGCGCTGATGCTCGCACCCGATCAGAAAAAGGAAAAAGCGCCATGA
- the tatA gene encoding twin-arginine translocase TatA/TatE family subunit, translating into MNLGFGEILILALIVLLFFGAGKIPKLMGDMASGIKAFKKGMADEKSDSAPPPASAATTAPETPPPGTPPKA; encoded by the coding sequence ATGAATCTCGGGTTCGGCGAAATTCTGATCCTGGCGTTGATTGTGCTGCTGTTCTTCGGGGCCGGCAAAATCCCGAAATTGATGGGCGATATGGCGAGCGGCATCAAGGCGTTCAAAAAGGGCATGGCGGACGAAAAATCGGACTCGGCACCGCCGCCGGCATCGGCAGCGACGACGGCGCCCGAAACGCCGCCGCCTGGAACGCCGCCCAAGGCCTGA